From the genome of Callithrix jacchus isolate 240 chromosome 7, calJac240_pri, whole genome shotgun sequence, one region includes:
- the LOC144577190 gene encoding uncharacterized protein LOC144577190, whose product MLYVSCTDIAANSIPSRFPGEGSSSRRGRAERAPQWRRPQARAQTGRNAAQTKGPSQVSGGGEGEPARALPQTEKPGLDRCGRAEEGGGGPAPPWPEASATRAVTFCSNQDPLSEPKAGPQAEGLPQPDPAYARLTFSCSLNSPRSPPPPPQPPQQPLPEILPGRLAARQPPEPSAPGEGEKGSGLDSVR is encoded by the exons ATGCTCT ATGTGAGCTGTACAGACATCGCAGCAAATTCGATCCCTTCCCGGTTTCctggagagg GGAGCAGTTCCCGTCGGGGACGGGCCGAGCGGGCTCCCCAGTGGCGGAGACCCCAAGCACGGGCACAAACGGGGCGCAACGCAGCCCAGACAAAAGGCCCCAGCCAAGTCTCGGGGGGCGGAGAGGGCGAGCCTGCGCGGGCCCTGCCACAGACGGAGAAGCCCGGGCTGGACCGTTGTGGGAGGGCCGAGGAGGGAGGCGGCGGCCCCGCCCCACCCTGGCCCGAAGCGTCGGCGACCCGAGCCGTTACTTTCTGCTCGAATCAGGACCCCCTCTCAGAGCCAAAAGCGGGGCCGCAGGCTGAGGGGCTCCCGCAGCCCGACCCTGCGTACGCTCGGCTCACTTTCTCTTGCTCGCTGAACTCACCGAggtcgccgccgccgcctcctcagcctccacagcAGCCTCTCCCGGAAATCCTACCTGGCCGGTTGGCCGCCAGGCAGCCGCCGGAGCCCTCGGCCCCCGGGGAGGGGGAAAAAGGGAGCGGGCTGGACAGTGTGCG